The genomic DNA tcagtccttccaatgaacacccaggactgatgtcctttagaatggactggttggatctccttgcagtccaagggactttcaagagtcttctctaacaccacagttcaaaagcatcaattctttggcgctcagctttctttaatgtccaactctcacttccatacgtgactactggaaaaaccatagccttgactagacggacctttgtcggcaaagtaacaaaGGCaaaggacctttgtcggcaaagtttCTCGGCTTATCTGTTGCATTTGACTTCCTAATCATACTTATGTCTCCAAAGTAAGCCTGGGAGCGTGTGCTCAGCCTGATTCCGCCTGATTCAGGATGCTCTGAAAGCCAGACGCCGCTGCCGGATCTCACAGGGCTGCTGGCTCTGGGGGCAGCCTCGTAAGGATGGAGGAGGAACAGTGACTTTAGTTGCAGGGAGCCTGCCATCCTAGAGCCCATTTTCATGTAAATGTTGCTGCCACGAAAGGAATCCAATGTAGAAAATACCTGCTGTGGAAGCAGAACCATCTCTGACTCAAACatagttgggattttttttttttctcctctcctttttcttcgtGTTTTCCATGTGGCATCAGCAGCTGAATAAGGGAAAGCTGAGAGGTTTCAGTGTCCTGTTGCTACCTGGCCAGATTAATAATCCAGTCTTCCAAACCAGCCATTCAGGGTAAGACAGACTCACCAGAAAGCACTGGGTTGTGGGGAGCATTGGCTGGAAAACCAGCCTCCCCCAGAAATGCGAGCGCATGGCGGAGTGATGGGGTGACTGGCGCTCCGCGCTTCCTCCCGCCCccagcctgcctcctcccctgcttctgtttcctcccaGTTTTTAGCAGACCTGCTCCTGAGATGGCTGCACACTCAGTCGCTCCAGCCTCTGACagctgctgccctctgctggaaaGAAAGCGTCACTGGGGTGGGAAGTGCTGAGCTGGATGAGGAAAACCAGCCTCCAGGCTGACCAAGTCCAGTCTGTGGTTACTTTGTGATTATCCTTGAGGGGAGGGCAGAACCAGTCAGAAAGGTCCTTGCACCAAAATGTTTCCCGAGGAGTCTCAGCTGGGCACTGGGCTTTGGAATGCAACTCTCAGGGATTCCTTTGAGTTCCCTGTTCGAGAGGTGCATTCCTGGGAATGGTGATTCCTGGCTTCTTCTTGAGTCAGACCTTGTGATCTTGGGTTTCCCACTGTGGGTGGCCCCTAAACACCATCAGTCACTTTGCTTACTGAATTAGCTGGACCCGATCCTTTCTTCAAGGAAGGTGATGGAGGAAAATGGTCTTCAGGGGGCTGTAGTAGGAGGGGTCTAGAGATGGCCTCTTGGCTCAAAAGGATCCCTCAGAGAGTAAGGGTTCTGAGtgtcaaagaagcagaagaagagTAGGAAGAACCAGAGAGAAGCAGAAAACACAATCCATAGTGGGGAAAGAGTGCGCAGGAGAGGTGGTGATGAACGGCCTTTGTCATTTCTCAGGCTGGCCCCAGAGTGGGCTTTGCTGTCAGGCTGTGGCCAGTTGGCTTCAGAAGGTATAGAGCCAGGTGGATTCCTGTCTCCAGCATAACTATAGAGTGAGCCTGGTGCATTGCTGGGACTTCAAGCTAGAGTACAGCGCTGCCAGACAGGAGCTATGACCTCACTGACCGCACAGTAATTCTACTTGAgggatttatttttccttccatgaGCTGTTGCCAAGACTCCTGGTTAGAGTTAATGGGGCTCCCCTGCCAGCAAGTGTCTCCTAGTGATGTGCGTAAACAGTGCCAGGCAGGAAATAGCTTTCCTATTCTTAATGGGCTTGTTAAACCTCTTATTGAGTGGGGTTTAAATGGCtttattatgaataataataatagtaagtaAGCATTATTAGTCGTAGTAGAGAAAAAATGATGATGTCAGCTCTGACTGCCCCTTTGCGTTTTCACCTTGCCAGCCTGCGGGTCCTTTTGCCAACAGTGTCCAGAGATGGGAGGCCGATAAGACTGGGACTGGTAATCGGGGTAGATGGCAGACTTTGTTCCCTGCAGCTTCCCAAGTCTGAGCTCCTGTCCACTCCTGTAGAGTCATTCCTGCTCGCTGTGTCTTTCAGGGTTTCTAGGCTATTACCCTATCAGATGAGATAGAAGCACAAACTCCTCtctcttaattttaatttgtgtTGAAAGCCATGGACAAAGGTTCTAAAGTTAAGTTTGGGCATCACGTAGAAGAGATTTTCGAAAGGATAGTGGGTCCTGTTCTCAGTGCTAATTTACAGCTGGGACTGGAGCTATGAAGTGTATCCTAGACTTTAGTAATTTATTTATCAGGTTCAGTGATCTTACTGTAACTTTCTGCCACTGTGTTGGTTTTCTGTATACTGATGCTCTTATTTGCCTTAAGGAGATTTGACATCTCCTTAAGCAGTATGTCTATGAAATCATGGGTTTAATgtgtgagcttttttttttttttaaaccaatccATATTAAAATGGTTACATCGCagttacagttttaaaaagttcATCCATGTGGCAAATGTGTCATACCCTCAAGGGAAATCGTGCCACGCTTCTGCAAACACTGCTGTGGAGGTGTGGGCCTCACACTTTAGTGGAAGTCAGAAGCACAGGCACAGCTGGTTAAATTACAGGTTGCTTCTCCGCTCGCtctgagattctgattcagccGGTCTGAGGTGGAGTCTGTGACCTTGTACTTCTAACAGTTTCTCTGGAGATGCTGACGTCCAGGGACCACGCTTGTGGTAGCTCTGTCCTGGAGGACTGGGGCCCAggctccagctcctcctctcACAGTGGGCATAGTATCTGCGTTCAAAGGTCTGTCTTAGTTCCTCCAGACTGTACCATTGACGCGGTGACTTAGACAGGAAACAGCTGTTTCTCACGTGTCTGGAGTCTGGGAAGTCCCACATCAAGGTGCTTGCAGATTAGGTATCCTCATATGGCTGACAGGAAAATCAACTCCTCTCGTGTTTCTTATGGAGGCATTAACCCCGTTCCTGAGGGCTCACTGTCATGACTTCATTACCTTCCAAGGGCCCTACCTCCTGCTTTTAGCATGTTGTGGTTTGGGATTTCAAAAATGGGAATTTTGGAGGGCTACGAACTTGTGGTCCAAAACAGTGTTTGttagcatgaaatgttacctACCAGTGTAGAATTCCTGGCACAGACTGGATGCTGTATGAGGCGGCATGGTTTTTCTTGCAGCCATTCTAACCatttgtccttttatttattttttcaagctTTAGAGCTTTTTTGGTTCAGTGTGAAGCTCAGCTAGGAAATACAGGAAATTCTGTCAGGTTAATTCTGGTTCTAGGTTCTAGTACTAAATTGAAGTCCGTTATGCAACTCTGGGTGGCCAGGCAGTCTTCCAGCGGTGCCTGGCCAGTCTTCCGTCTTACAGAGCTCTGGCAGAGAGAGTCGGGGGGGGGGGTCTTCATTCCTCTGTGTGTGGTCAAGAGCTGTGTTGATGGAACAGAGCTGCAGGAGAGTTCATCCTTGTCATGCCTACCACTTCCGCAGACAGAGGTTAGCAAAGAGGAGCTTAGGATTTTATGAAGGTATgcacttgtgatttttttttttttttttgaggctgcCTAGTAGCTGAGCTCCCTTTCTATGCTTGAGCAGTTTGCTGAAAGGCAGATGGGCCCTCATTCTTCTGCTGAAGCCCCCAGAGGCTAGTTTCGCTTTCCCCAGCCTCAAGAGAACCCTGTGAGCCAGGCTCAGTGGATGGGAGGAAGAACTCATGCTGGTGATGCCCAGGGCGGGGGCAGTGGCCCATggcagtggtccagtggtaagtgGGACCCCATCAGGCTGTTCCTAGGACATCACCCTTGCTGCTGTTGCAGCCTCCTGGCACCTCTGGTCATCTTCCATGTATGGTTCTCAAGTTCCTTCATCAAGTCCGTTTCCACTTCACCTAGTAAAGGATGCTGAGCCAGTGATGGTTTTTAGAGCAGTATAGTGTCATATcacaagtcattttaaaaataactgaccACCATCTGGAACATGGATTGGGAGGACACGTGACCAGGCGAGGAGACAAATGAGGAGGCAGTCACCTGAGAAAGTGGGGATGGAGGTGagatgagaggagagagagaaagaaacgtTTAAGAGGCAAATTTGACCAAATCTGATGATTGGAGGCCTGATTTTATCTTCGAACTcgaaagataaaaatgaattttcagtGTTGTGTGCAGCATTAGTTGCCTTTTGGGGAAAGTAGTCATTTTGTTGTCAAGATAGATACTGCCGAGTGAGTgagaaaatgagataaaaggTTATTGAACAGGGTTATGTTTGGAATACCGCTTAGCTGTGGTCATCTCCATTTCAAATCTTTTTAGTTCAACAAACATCGAGCATTTACTGGATATTAGACATCAACAGTTATTTACCagataccatttctttttttttttttttttttttggtcaacaaatttgttttaatatattatatatatatacacacacagtcacaggGCCCGCCTGGGAAAGGGCTCCATCATACTCCAGCTCCTGGAGACTCTCCAGGAGTCCAGGCTGGGCAGTCTTCACAGATGCCCAACGCGGGGCACTTTCAGTAGAcgggtggagggtggggtgcaCCTCAGGGTGTGCCGCCGCACCTCACACAGGCCCAGAACTCTGCTGCGCCCTCTTCATCAGCTCCTCATCCTGCATAGACAGCTTTGTCAGCTTCTTGCCCATCTGCTCGTGGATGTCCAGGTACTTGGAGACGCAGTGGTCCAGGGACAGGGACTCGCCCTTGGACAGCTCTGCTTCCTTGTAGTGGGGAGGCACGCACTTCCGGTGGCAGGCGCTGGTCATTCTGTTGTACATGTCGGCCGTCATCTCTACCTCCAGCTCTGCGGCCAGCTGCTGGGCCCTGAGGGGGTCCATCTCAGCCCTGCGCCCTGGAAGAGATCTCCAGCGGGCCTCCTAGTTCctgggtttgggggtgggggtagacATTGCGGTCAGCACCCAGCCCGCCCAGCCGCTTTCCCGTCCAGGGGCTGCAGGACGTGGAGGAATCGCAAGGGCATCCGACCAGGAGGGGCCGCTGACCTTGGCAAGCTCAAGCACTCAGCGTCAGACG from Ovis aries strain OAR_USU_Benz2616 breed Rambouillet chromosome 7, ARS-UI_Ramb_v3.0, whole genome shotgun sequence includes the following:
- the LOC114115653 gene encoding mitochondrial import inner membrane translocase subunit Tim10-like; translated protein: MDPLRAQQLAAELEVEMTADMYNRMTSACHRKCVPPHYKEAELSKGESLSLDHCVSKYLDIHEQMGKKLTKLSMQDEELMKRAQQSSGPV